In Natrinema pellirubrum DSM 15624, the following proteins share a genomic window:
- a CDS encoding phage repressor protein, producing MGLLEQPGPAENSGMHVTTEKGEFVLSKQEKYERRQSELFGELVESAVELSRELSAEADEEVTPSDIVVVTEQAHDLLQKLENHSGISPREAADRIGMNLYATQGILYELYFFDLLDRAVTSEGEIYDLTARGRRLLDQPAQTTVKDANRTWNMITSKDRSEPSFEE from the coding sequence ATGGGGTTGCTCGAACAACCCGGCCCAGCCGAGAACTCCGGGATGCACGTCACGACGGAGAAAGGAGAGTTCGTCCTCTCGAAACAGGAGAAGTACGAACGTCGGCAATCCGAACTGTTTGGCGAGCTCGTCGAGTCAGCTGTCGAACTGTCCCGTGAGCTATCAGCGGAAGCCGACGAGGAAGTTACTCCGAGCGATATCGTGGTCGTGACCGAACAGGCGCATGACTTACTCCAGAAACTGGAGAACCACAGCGGAATATCCCCACGAGAAGCGGCAGATCGGATCGGGATGAATCTCTACGCGACACAGGGGATTCTATACGAGCTGTATTTCTTCGACCTTCTGGATCGAGCAGTCACGTCTGAGGGAGAAATCTATGATCTCACTGCCCGCGGTCGGCGACTCCTCGATCAGCCTGCTCAGACGACTGTGAAGGACGCGAATCGAACATGGAATATGATCACGTCGAAAGATAGATCGGAGCCATCCTTCGAGGAGTGA